TGTCCCGCTCGGAATTCTTCGACCGCACCGTGCTGCTGGCCACGGTCAGCGACATCACCAAGCGCCTGGAGGCTGAGCAGCAGCTCATCCAGGCCTCCAAAATGGCCACCCTGGGCGAGATGGCCACGGGGGTGGCGCATGAAATCAACCAGCCGCTTTCGGTCATCCAGACAAGCATGGATCTGGTCCGCCGCCGCCTCAACCGGGGCGAGCAGCCGGAACTGCCCCTGCTCACGCGCATGACCGAGCTGGCCACCCAGCAGATCGAACGCGCCACCCGCATCATCAACCACATGCGCGAATTTGGCCGCAAGGCAGAACTGCACCTGGAGCCCGTGAACCTCAACGACGTGCTCCGGCGCGCCTTCGATTTCTTCGGCCAGCAGCTGGCCCTGCGCAATATCGAGATGGTCTGGGATCTGGACGAAAAACTGCCCCTGGTGCGCTGCGAACCCAACCGCATGGAGCAGGTGTTCATCAATTTCCTGCTCAACGCCCGCGACGCCATTGAGGAGCACGCCGAACGGCTGGAAAAGACCGGCCACACGGCAGCACGCCGCATCACCGTGAAGACCATGCACAATCAGGAATACGTGACCCTGCGCATTTCGGATACCGGCGGCGGCGTGCCGCCGGCCATCGCGGCCCGCATCTTCGAGCCCTTCTTCACCACCAAACAGGTGGGCAAGGGCACGGGGCTGGGGTTGTCCATCAGTTACGGCATCATCCAGGATCACGGCGGGCAGATCCACGTCTCCACCAACGAGGCCGGCGGCGCGAGCTTCCACATCCGCCTGCCCGTGGCCCGGGAAGCATAGACCGACTCATCGAGACACACGGGGAGAAAACCATGAGCAAATACCTGTTCGTCCTGGCCCGGGGACCCGAAGACGGCGGCCGCGTGGAGCGCTGCCTGCGGCTGGCCCGGCTGGCCGTGCTCAAGGGGCACGAGGTCAGCCTGTTTCTGATGGACGAAGCCGTGCTGCTGGCCCAACGCTTCATCTGCTCGCAGCCGGACAAACTGCCGGAGGTGGCGCCGGATGCCCTGTGCCAGCACTTCCAGTTCCTGCGCAAGGCCAGGGCTTCCATCCTGCTGGATGTGCACAGCGCCCGGCAGCGCCTGGGGATCCGCCCGGCCCTGCCCAGCGGCCTGGCCCTGATGAGCGACGCCGCCATGCTGGACCTAGCAGAAGAATCGAAAGTGTTTTCGTTCTAGAGAAGATTGCGCTTGAAAAAGATCCGTGCGAGAGGGGAAACCTTTTGCAACAGGTTCTTCCCTCTCGCGTTCTCCCCTTCCAAAATGTTGATGGCACTTGCAATGATGCCAAAAAAGTCTTTGGGAGGGGGTCCCCCCGAGAACTCTTCTCAAAAACACACTGCTCTAACAGGAGTTGAGTGCATGTCATTTTCCATCACGCCCCTGCTGGTGGGGGTACGCAATGTGGACCAGGGGATCATGACCTGGCAGCGCGGCTACGGCAAGCGCATCTGGCTGCCCATATGGTCCTTCCTGCTCAGGGAAAAGGGCGGCGAAGGCCGCATCCTGCTGGTGGACACCGGCCTTGAAGACTTTGTGCCGCCGCAGGAATTCATTGACGAAACCGGTCTGGACGCCCAGCTCATGGAAGACGCCCTGGCCGCCGTGGGCATCAGGCCCGAAGACGTCTGGGGCGTCATCAACACCCACCTGCACGACGACCATTGCGGCAACAACCCGCTGTTTCCCAACGCCAGAATCTTCGTGCAGACACTGGAAGCCGAGGCCTGCCGCAATCCGCATCCCGTGGACTACCGCTATGATGCATCCTACATCGATGGCGTCAATCTGGTGGAGCTGGACGGCGACGCGGAAATCCTGCCCGGTCTCAAGGTCCTGCTGACCCCCGGCCATACCCCCGGCAGCCAGACTGTGGTGGTGGAGACAGACGAGGGGCCGGCCGTCATCGCCGGCATGTGCAGCAACCAGGAAAACTTCCCGGCATCTGGCCTGGCCGTGTGCCCTGGCGTGCACTGCAATGCATATGTCGCCCACGATACCGCCCAGGCCCTCAAGGCCATGCGGCAGGCCGGGGCCGAGCTCTACCCCCTGCACGACCTCACCGTGGCCACCCGCGCCAAGGCGTAATTGTTTCCCCGCCCGAGACGCCGCACACCGCCAACCCCAACCGGTCCGGGGGATGCCTTCTTGCACAAGGCATCCCCGGGGCCGCCCTCCTCCCCCTTGCCCTTCGCGCCGCTCCCTTGTAGCCTCCGGCCTCCCCCCTCACCTTTTTGAAGGAGACCCGCATGGCCAGCATCGGCACGCCCCTGACATCCTCCGCCACAAAACTGCTGCTCCTTGGCGCCGGCGAACTCGGCAAGGAAGTGGCCATCGAGGCCCAGCGGCTGGGCGTGGAGGTCATCGCCGTGGACCGCTACCCCAACGCCCCGGCCATGCAGGTGGCGCACCGGTCCCATGTGATCAGCATGCTGGACGCCGCAGCCCTGCGCGACATCATCACGGCCGAGCAGCCGGATTTCGTGGTCCCGGAGATCGAGGCCATCGCCACCGAAGAGCTGCTGGCGCTGGAGGCCGAGGGCGTGACCGTCATCCCCACGGCCAGAGCCGCCCGGCTGACCATGGACCGCGAAGGCATCCGCCGTCTGGCCGCCGAGGAGCTGGGGCTGCGGACCTCGCCGTATCGCTTTGCCGACACCAGGGCCGAATTTCTGGACGCCTGCCGCACGGTGGGGTTTCCCTGCGTGGTCAAGCCGGTGATGTCCTCCTCGGGCAAGGGGCAGAGCGTGGCCCGCGACGAGGCCGAGGCCGAAGCCTCCTGGGACTACGCCCAGACCGCCGGCCGCGCCGGCGCCGGCCGGGTGATTGTGGAAGGATTCGTGGATTTTGACTACGAAATCACCCTGCTCACGGTCCGCCATGCCGAGGGCGTATGCTTCTGCCAGCCCATAGGCCACCGCCAGGAAAAAGGCGACTACCGCGAATCCTGGCAGCCGCACCCCATGACGCCGGCCGCCCTGGCCGAGGCCCACCGCATGGCCGAGGCCATCACCGCCGCCCTGGGCGGGCGCGGCATCTTCGGCGTGGAACTGTTCATCAAGGGCGACGAGGTCATCTTCTCCGAGGTCTCCCCCCGCCCGCACGACACGGGCATGGTGACGCTCATCTCCCAGGATCTGTCGGAATTCGCGCTGCATGTCCGGGCCATTCTGGGCCTGCCCGTGCCGGCCATCCGGCAGTATGGCCCTGCGGCGTCGCGGGTCATCCTGGCCGAGGGCGACTCCGCCGCGCCGCGCTACGTCATTGCCCCCGAGGCCCTGGCCGAGCCGGACACCGCCATCCGTCTCTTCGGCAAACCCGAGGTGCGCGGCCTGCGGCGTATGGGCGTGGCCCTGGCCCTGGGAACCGACGTGGAAGACGCCAAGGCCAAGGCCATCCGCGTGGCCGGGCAGGTGCAGGTGACGCTGTAGGGCAAGGTAGCTTTGGAAAGGGGAAAACGCGAGAGGGGAGAACCTTTTTCAACAGGTGTCCCCTCTCGCAATGTCCTTTTTCAACATGAAAATGCCCTAATACAAATCATGCTCCCGCAGCTGGAAGCGGCCGGCATGCTTCTCGAATTCCAGGGCCACGGGATCGCGGAGGTACTGTTCGGTCAGCAGGCCCTGGTCGATGAGCAGGCGGATGCGACGTTGCAGGGACGAGTCCTCCAGCTCAAAGCGACAGCCCAGCGCAGTGGCGTTGTGCCGCACCACCACCAGCGGCGCTTTTGCGATGACCAGTTCCTGTTGGAACAGCAGATCAGCATACAGTTGTTCGCCCACCTGAAACTCGCGTTCCGGCGATGCGATGGCAAAGCCGGCACCGGTCTCGCTGATGTTCTGCACATCCGCATTGCCCACCAGCAATCCCAGGTAGGCAGTGAGGTCGTGCAACACATGGCGCATGGCGCGACGGCGCTCTTGTGGGGTGGCGACACTCCTGGAGGGCGGCGCAAGCGGCGCGGCCGCTTCGAGCGGCGGTTGATTCGGCAAATACAGGGAATCCGTGCGGCTCACTTGGCCGCAATGCGAACACTTGACCAGCACGCCAATGTGTCGGGCGCTCAGTTCACGCCGCAACCCGCAGTGAGGACAGGCGAAATACGCCGCGTTGGGAGCTGGCGGCAGAATGCGATGGCTGCAGTTGTGGCACCGAAACGCCGTTTTGGGCTGCAAGGATCCCACGGCCAGGAAGATGTTGCACTGCGGACAAAACATGCGCATGACTGGTTCCCCCAGGTCATATCATCATGCCGGCGGCAAAATTGTAAAGACCGAATTGCCGGACGGCGGGGCCATTTTCGGCCCGGAGTTTTCTTTGCCTCCCCTGGCCCTTGCTGGTACGGTACAGGGGCCAGCCAGGCGACGGATGCAGCCAGGCTGATCTTTTTGCTTTCGGAGATTCTTGTGAACCCCCCGCATGTTTCGTCGCTGTTGCTGGAAGACACCCAGAACCAGGCCGCGCCATGGCCCATTTTCATCGACGCCGTAGGCGTCTGCGGCCTGCGGCTGCCCGTGCTCGTGGCAGACAACGCCCGCGCCCCTCAACTGGTCACCGCCACCCTGTCCCTTTCCGCCAGCCTGGCGCATGACGCCAAGGGCTCGCATATGAGCCGGTTTGTGGAAGTGCTGGAGGAAGCCCGCACCCAGGTATTCTCGCCGCAGCGGCTGGCCGCCCTGCTGGACGAGCTGCGCCGCCGCCTGCAGGCCCGGCAGGCCGCCCTGGACATGGCGTTCCCCTTCTTCCTGGAACGTCGCGCCCCGCATACCGGCGCCGCGGCCCTCATGGACTATGCGTGCAGCTACCATGTGCGTTCCGGCGATGCCGATCCGCAATTCACCCTGGCCGTGGAAGCCCCGGTGGCGGCCCTGTGCCCCTGCAGCAAGGCCATCAGCGATTACGGCGCGCACAACCAGCGCGGCCGCATCCGCATGGAGATCACGCCGCGCCGGGCTGCCGAGGGCGGCTGGGACGTGCCGGGCATCGAGGAATGCATTGCCGTGGCCGAGGGCGCTGCCTCCTCCCCGGTCTATCCCCTGCTCAAGCGGCCCGACGAGCGCGTGGTGACCATGCGCATGTACGAAAATCCCGTCTTCGTGGAGGACATGGCCCGCCACACCGCGGCGGCCCTCATGGCCGACGAACGGGTGCAGGCCTTTCGGGTGCACGCGGAGACCCTGGAATCCATCCACAACCACAACGCCTTTGCCCGCATCGCCTGGACCAGGGACGCCTGAGCCTCCCCGCATCGCCTGGACCAGGGACGCCTGAGCCTCCCCGCAGCCGAGGCACGCACAACAGCCGGCGAAGGATCCGCTCCTTGCCGGCTGTTGTGCGTAGCAAGGCAGCCCTGGCGGCTACCCTTTGTAGATTTTTCCGGTAACGGAATAGATGAGATGGCTGGCCACGTTGGTGACGTGATCGGCCAGGCGTTCCAGGGAGCGGGCCACGAAGATGAGCTGGGAATTCACGGCCAAGTGCTCCGGATGGGCGGCGATCTCCTCGTGCAGCGTCTGCATGAGGGCCAGATAGGCCGCATCCACGGCGTCGTCGCCTTGCCACACGGCCACGGCGGCTTCCTCGCTTTCTTCCTCCAGGGCCTTCACCACGTCCGCCAGCAACTGCTTCGCCACATCGGCCAGGGCCTCGACCTTCTCCATCACCACATCGGAGGGGGCGGCGGGCATGGCCAGGGAGCTGCCGGCCACGCTGGCGGCATAGTCGGCCACGCGCTCCAGGTCCGTGGCCATCTTGAGGGCGGCCACCACGTGGCGCAGATCTGTGGCCACGGGCTGACGGGTGGCCAGCAGGCCCACGGTCAGGGTATTGACCTGGGCGTGCATGGAGTCCACCAGATCGTCCGCGCGCAGGATGGCGTGGGCCAGATCGGCGTCCCGGGTGCGCAGGACCTGCACCGCTTTCTCCAACTGCACCAAGGCCTTCTCTCCCATGCTGACCAGCAGGGAGGTCATGCTTTCCAGCTCTTCGTCAAAAGAGCGGACAATATGCGGTTTATCTTTGGCCGTCATACAATTCCTCGCAAATGGCCTAGCCGAAGCGGCCAGTGATGTAATCGTGCGTCAATTCATGGAGCGGGTTCGTGAAAATCTGCTCCGTGGGGCCGATTTCGATGAGGTCGCCCAGGTGAAAATAGGCTGTACGCTGGGAAACGCGGGAGGCCTGCTGCATGGAATGCGTGACGATTGCGATGGCGAAATGTTCGCGCAGTTCGTCGATCAAGTCTTCGATAATCGACGTCGCAATGGGGTCCAGGGCGGAGCACGGCTCATCCATGAGGATGACTTCCGGACTCACGGCGATGGTGCGGGCAATGCACAGGCGCTGCTG
This sequence is a window from Megalodesulfovibrio gigas DSM 1382 = ATCC 19364. Protein-coding genes within it:
- the folE2 gene encoding GTP cyclohydrolase FolE2 is translated as MNPPHVSSLLLEDTQNQAAPWPIFIDAVGVCGLRLPVLVADNARAPQLVTATLSLSASLAHDAKGSHMSRFVEVLEEARTQVFSPQRLAALLDELRRRLQARQAALDMAFPFFLERRAPHTGAAALMDYACSYHVRSGDADPQFTLAVEAPVAALCPCSKAISDYGAHNQRGRIRMEITPRRAAEGGWDVPGIEECIAVAEGAASSPVYPLLKRPDERVVTMRMYENPVFVEDMARHTAAALMADERVQAFRVHAETLESIHNHNAFARIAWTRDA
- the purT gene encoding formate-dependent phosphoribosylglycinamide formyltransferase; translated protein: MASIGTPLTSSATKLLLLGAGELGKEVAIEAQRLGVEVIAVDRYPNAPAMQVAHRSHVISMLDAAALRDIITAEQPDFVVPEIEAIATEELLALEAEGVTVIPTARAARLTMDREGIRRLAAEELGLRTSPYRFADTRAEFLDACRTVGFPCVVKPVMSSSGKGQSVARDEAEAEASWDYAQTAGRAGAGRVIVEGFVDFDYEITLLTVRHAEGVCFCQPIGHRQEKGDYRESWQPHPMTPAALAEAHRMAEAITAALGGRGIFGVELFIKGDEVIFSEVSPRPHDTGMVTLISQDLSEFALHVRAILGLPVPAIRQYGPAASRVILAEGDSAAPRYVIAPEALAEPDTAIRLFGKPEVRGLRRMGVALALGTDVEDAKAKAIRVAGQVQVTL
- a CDS encoding DsrE family protein translates to MSKYLFVLARGPEDGGRVERCLRLARLAVLKGHEVSLFLMDEAVLLAQRFICSQPDKLPEVAPDALCQHFQFLRKARASILLDVHSARQRLGIRPALPSGLALMSDAAMLDLAEESKVFSF
- the phoU gene encoding phosphate signaling complex protein PhoU, with the translated sequence MTAKDKPHIVRSFDEELESMTSLLVSMGEKALVQLEKAVQVLRTRDADLAHAILRADDLVDSMHAQVNTLTVGLLATRQPVATDLRHVVAALKMATDLERVADYAASVAGSSLAMPAAPSDVVMEKVEALADVAKQLLADVVKALEEESEEAAVAVWQGDDAVDAAYLALMQTLHEEIAAHPEHLAVNSQLIFVARSLERLADHVTNVASHLIYSVTGKIYKG
- a CDS encoding N-acyl homoserine lactonase family protein, which codes for MSFSITPLLVGVRNVDQGIMTWQRGYGKRIWLPIWSFLLREKGGEGRILLVDTGLEDFVPPQEFIDETGLDAQLMEDALAAVGIRPEDVWGVINTHLHDDHCGNNPLFPNARIFVQTLEAEACRNPHPVDYRYDASYIDGVNLVELDGDAEILPGLKVLLTPGHTPGSQTVVVETDEGPAVIAGMCSNQENFPASGLAVCPGVHCNAYVAHDTAQALKAMRQAGAELYPLHDLTVATRAKA
- a CDS encoding PilZ domain-containing protein, translated to MRMFCPQCNIFLAVGSLQPKTAFRCHNCSHRILPPAPNAAYFACPHCGLRRELSARHIGVLVKCSHCGQVSRTDSLYLPNQPPLEAAAPLAPPSRSVATPQERRRAMRHVLHDLTAYLGLLVGNADVQNISETGAGFAIASPEREFQVGEQLYADLLFQQELVIAKAPLVVVRHNATALGCRFELEDSSLQRRIRLLIDQGLLTEQYLRDPVALEFEKHAGRFQLREHDLY